The Synechococcus sp. MU1643 genome contains a region encoding:
- a CDS encoding 1-deoxy-D-xylulose-5-phosphate reductoisomerase yields the protein MKAISVLGSTGSIGTQTLQIAEEFPEQFRVVALTAGRNLKLLVEQVQRHRPEVVALADADLLPELQDRLKNAGVSGTEAPQLVGGADGLNVAAAWDSADLVVTGIVGCAGLLPTLAAIRAGKDLALANKETLIAAGPVVLPELKKSGSRLLPADSEHSAIFQCLQGTPWAENARLSTGVPTPGLRRIQLTASGGAFRDWTAADLEKATVADATSHPNWSMGRKITVDSASLMNKGLEVIEAHYLFGLDYDHIEIVIHPQSIIHSMIELADSSVLAQLGWPDMKLPILYCLSWPSRLETPWRRLDLTEVGQLTFRAPDPAKYPCMELAYAAGRAGGTMPAVMNAANEEAVAQFLEEKIHFLDIPTVIEAACERHKPDLMTQPQLDDVLRVDQWARTAVREQVNRGITRLPMGALAA from the coding sequence ATGAAAGCCATCAGCGTGCTGGGATCCACAGGTTCCATCGGCACCCAGACCCTTCAGATCGCTGAGGAGTTTCCGGAGCAGTTCCGCGTTGTGGCCCTCACGGCCGGCCGCAACCTGAAGCTATTGGTTGAACAAGTCCAGAGGCATCGCCCTGAGGTGGTTGCCCTGGCGGATGCGGATCTCCTACCCGAACTTCAGGACCGTCTGAAGAACGCTGGCGTTTCAGGCACCGAAGCACCCCAGCTGGTGGGAGGTGCTGACGGCCTCAACGTTGCTGCGGCATGGGACAGCGCCGACCTGGTGGTGACGGGCATTGTTGGTTGCGCCGGACTGTTGCCCACCCTGGCGGCGATCCGCGCCGGCAAAGATCTGGCCCTGGCCAACAAGGAAACGCTGATTGCGGCCGGCCCCGTGGTGCTGCCGGAGCTGAAGAAGAGCGGCAGCCGACTGCTGCCGGCGGATTCAGAACACTCGGCGATTTTCCAGTGCCTGCAGGGAACCCCCTGGGCTGAAAACGCACGCCTGTCCACCGGCGTGCCCACTCCGGGTCTGCGCCGGATTCAGCTCACAGCTTCTGGCGGCGCATTCCGAGACTGGACAGCCGCCGACCTTGAAAAGGCAACCGTGGCCGATGCCACCAGTCATCCCAACTGGAGCATGGGCCGCAAGATCACCGTGGATTCCGCCTCGTTGATGAACAAAGGACTGGAGGTGATCGAAGCCCACTACCTGTTCGGCCTGGATTACGACCACATCGAGATCGTGATCCATCCCCAGAGCATCATCCATTCGATGATCGAGCTTGCGGATTCGTCTGTGCTGGCCCAGCTGGGCTGGCCCGACATGAAGCTGCCCATCCTCTACTGCCTCAGCTGGCCGTCACGCCTGGAGACGCCATGGCGGCGACTGGATCTCACGGAAGTTGGTCAGCTCACCTTCCGGGCCCCCGATCCCGCCAAATACCCCTGCATGGAGTTGGCCTACGCCGCTGGACGGGCCGGCGGCACCATGCCTGCGGTGATGAATGCTGCTAACGAAGAAGCCGTGGCGCAGTTCCTCGAGGAGAAGATTCACTTCCTCGACATCCCCACAGTGATCGAGGCCGCCTGCGAGCGACATAAACCCGATCTGATGACCCAGCCCCAATTGGACGACGTGCTGCGGGTGGATCAGTGGGCGCGAACCGCCGTGCGGGAACAGGTGAACCGCGGTATCACCCGTTTGCCCATGGGAGCGCTCGCCGCTTAG
- a CDS encoding ferredoxin, translating into MQRISHHLLLCATATQAKCCDSALGAQTWNELKSVVRELNLENTERPEGIVLRSKADCLRVCERGPILLVWPDGIWYADVSPDRIKRIVEQHIICQQPVEEWILKRTPFEKINDLPAGKI; encoded by the coding sequence ATGCAACGGATCAGCCATCACCTCCTGCTCTGCGCAACCGCCACCCAAGCCAAATGCTGCGATTCAGCGCTTGGGGCACAAACCTGGAATGAACTGAAGAGCGTTGTTCGTGAACTGAATCTCGAAAACACGGAACGCCCAGAGGGGATTGTTCTGCGCAGCAAAGCGGATTGCCTCAGAGTGTGCGAACGAGGGCCCATTCTTTTGGTCTGGCCAGACGGGATTTGGTACGCCGATGTTTCACCCGACCGGATCAAAAGAATCGTTGAACAGCACATCATTTGCCAACAACCTGTCGAAGAATGGATTTTAAAAAGAACACCTTTCGAGAAAATCAACGATCTCCCTGCAGGCAAGATTTAA
- the cysS gene encoding cysteine--tRNA ligase, with product MSLRLTNTLTRRTEPFAPLTPGKASIYCCGVTVYDLCHLGHARSYINWDVLRRYLIWRGLEVTFVQNFTDIDDKILKRAGEENSSMTEVSERNIASFHQDMDDLGILRPDRMPRATQCLDGIRALIGELEAKGAAYSAEGDVYFAVMKHAGYGKLSGRDLSEQQDNAAGRVADAEEARKQHPFDFALWKGAKAGEPSFPSPWGEGRPGWHIECSAMVRAELGDTIDIHLGGADLVFPHHENEIAQSEAATGQDLARVWMHNGMVNVGGQKMSKSLGNFTTIRALLESGVSAMTLRLFVLQAHYRKPLDFTADALEAAATGWKGLNAALNLGDRHGDSLGWSSAAPLTEGAITADGGLADTALVELEQRFISAMDDDLNSSGGLAVLFDLAKPLRALANRLERGEDAALPEPELSDLEGRWQLLRHLAAVLGLRSEAEAASSLDDGAIDAAIAARKAAKAAKDYAEADRIRDELAAQGVELIDKPGGVTEWIRA from the coding sequence GTGTCCCTGCGGCTCACCAATACCCTCACCCGCCGCACCGAGCCGTTCGCACCGCTGACACCGGGCAAAGCCAGCATTTATTGCTGCGGCGTGACGGTTTATGACCTCTGCCACCTAGGGCATGCCCGCAGCTACATCAACTGGGATGTGCTACGGCGATATCTGATCTGGCGCGGTCTCGAGGTGACCTTCGTTCAGAACTTCACCGACATCGACGACAAGATCCTCAAACGGGCCGGCGAGGAGAACTCCTCGATGACAGAGGTCAGCGAGCGAAACATTGCCTCCTTCCACCAGGACATGGACGATCTGGGGATCCTGCGGCCCGACCGGATGCCCCGCGCCACCCAATGCCTGGATGGGATCCGCGCGTTGATCGGCGAACTGGAAGCCAAGGGTGCGGCCTACAGCGCTGAGGGGGATGTGTATTTCGCGGTGATGAAACATGCCGGTTACGGGAAGCTCAGTGGCCGCGATCTGAGCGAACAGCAGGACAACGCCGCCGGGCGCGTGGCTGATGCCGAAGAGGCCCGCAAGCAGCACCCCTTCGATTTCGCGCTCTGGAAAGGGGCCAAAGCCGGAGAACCCAGCTTCCCCTCCCCCTGGGGTGAGGGACGCCCCGGCTGGCACATCGAATGCTCAGCCATGGTGCGGGCGGAACTCGGCGACACGATCGACATCCACCTGGGTGGGGCCGACCTGGTGTTCCCCCACCACGAAAACGAAATCGCCCAATCCGAAGCCGCCACCGGTCAGGACCTGGCCAGGGTGTGGATGCACAACGGCATGGTCAATGTCGGCGGGCAAAAGATGAGCAAGTCGCTCGGCAACTTCACCACCATCCGTGCGCTGCTGGAAAGCGGCGTCTCAGCAATGACCCTGCGCCTGTTTGTGCTGCAGGCCCATTACCGCAAACCGCTTGATTTCACCGCCGATGCCCTTGAAGCCGCAGCCACCGGCTGGAAGGGTCTGAATGCAGCCCTGAACCTTGGCGATCGCCACGGCGACAGCCTCGGCTGGAGCTCGGCCGCACCTCTCACAGAGGGGGCAATAACGGCCGATGGAGGTCTAGCCGACACCGCTCTGGTGGAGCTCGAGCAACGCTTCATCAGCGCCATGGACGATGACCTCAACAGCTCGGGCGGACTGGCTGTGCTGTTCGATCTGGCCAAGCCCCTGCGGGCCCTCGCCAACCGGTTGGAACGGGGGGAAGACGCCGCCCTGCCTGAGCCGGAATTAAGTGACCTTGAGGGGCGCTGGCAGCTGCTGCGACACCTGGCGGCGGTGCTGGGACTGCGCTCGGAAGCCGAAGCGGCCTCCAGCCTTGACGACGGCGCCATCGATGCGGCCATAGCGGCTCGCAAGGCAGCGAAAGCCGCGAAGGATTACGCGGAAGCCGACCGGATCCGGGATGAGCTCGCCGCCCAAGGGGTGGAGCTAATCGACAAACCTGGCGGAGTGACGGAGTGGATCCGCGCCTGA
- a CDS encoding fatty acid desaturase, with amino-acid sequence MAFATSIRPANTAPEDSADSITYPSKAELLSALPAELSKLSPAKSWSSLAMSVGLSLLAVGTGTRLPLSGAAAPLWLLYGVITGTIAMGCWVIAHECGHHAFHPNRRIEGVVGFVLHSILLVPYYSWAHSHAVHHAHCNHLEQGETHVPPRSTSPMGRTTERLKREMNPTLFGIISLFNHLVIGWQLYLFLGATGGEDYDSPTSHFWNRKRNFNGKRRLFPNSFGKWMVRSNLGLLAMVALLIIASVQFSLLRVLCIYGLPYLVINMWLTTYTWLQHTNADIPHFSNETWTWSKGALQTVDRPYGPILNLLHHGIGSTHVCHHVNSSIPHYNAWRGTQVLRQRFPELVRYDSTPIHKALWRIATRCGGAVYQNPTDQAFYY; translated from the coding sequence TTGGCATTTGCAACATCGATCCGACCAGCAAATACAGCCCCTGAAGACAGCGCTGATTCAATCACCTATCCCAGCAAAGCTGAGCTGCTCAGCGCATTGCCAGCAGAGCTCTCCAAGCTGAGCCCGGCGAAGTCATGGTCGAGTCTGGCCATGTCTGTTGGCCTTTCCCTGCTGGCCGTTGGCACTGGAACCCGACTTCCGCTCTCTGGAGCCGCCGCACCCCTCTGGCTCCTCTACGGCGTGATCACCGGCACCATCGCGATGGGCTGCTGGGTAATCGCCCATGAATGCGGACATCACGCTTTTCACCCCAACCGCCGGATTGAAGGTGTTGTGGGTTTTGTGCTTCACAGCATTTTGCTTGTGCCTTATTACAGCTGGGCCCATAGCCATGCAGTGCATCACGCCCACTGCAACCACCTGGAGCAAGGAGAAACCCACGTCCCGCCACGGTCAACATCGCCGATGGGACGAACCACCGAGCGGCTGAAGAGGGAAATGAATCCCACCCTCTTCGGGATCATTTCTCTCTTCAATCACCTCGTGATTGGCTGGCAGCTCTATCTCTTTCTGGGCGCCACTGGTGGCGAAGATTACGACTCCCCCACCTCGCATTTTTGGAATCGCAAGCGGAATTTCAACGGCAAACGCCGCCTTTTCCCCAATTCATTCGGCAAGTGGATGGTGCGATCCAATCTCGGATTGCTCGCCATGGTTGCCCTATTGATCATCGCCTCAGTGCAGTTTTCCCTGCTCCGGGTGCTGTGCATCTACGGCCTGCCTTACCTGGTGATCAACATGTGGCTGACGACCTACACCTGGTTGCAGCACACGAATGCAGACATCCCTCACTTCTCCAACGAGACCTGGACTTGGTCAAAGGGAGCACTGCAAACGGTTGATCGTCCTTACGGACCAATCCTCAACCTGCTACACCATGGAATCGGCTCAACCCATGTGTGCCATCACGTCAATTCATCGATTCCGCATTACAACGCCTGGCGAGGAACTCAAGTTCTGAGGCAGAGGTTCCCTGAGCTGGTGCGCTACGACTCAACCCCGATCCACAAAGCACTGTGGAGGATTGCAACACGCTGCGGTGGCGCTGTTTACCAGAACCCAACCGATCAAGCGTTCTATTACTGA
- a CDS encoding YheT family hydrolase — protein MGRGVDNPQLRERLGVPSFEQRWPWVGGDLQTLRDTLREVDLPHDQGVPIEIPVPALPSGAAAAGSLLALLDQPKGEPRGFVLLLHGLGGSSSREGLRRMGVALQAAGFAVLRLNLRGADPGRHLAGGTYAARCNSDLLPVIARARMLAAGRPLLGAGISLGGTMLLNAALASPGVLDGVFCASSPLDLAACSSSIERPRNRVYQRWLLKRLVRQTLADPFGVSHDEEVNLQATPPRSIRDFDSAVTAPRWGFADVEAYYREASPLQHLVPACKAMPPTLLLQALDDPWVPASSAMDLAEVLPPEAAIRTLFTPRGGHNGFHGRDGCWGDQLAAAWLRDVVAG, from the coding sequence ATGGGGCGCGGCGTGGATAACCCCCAGCTGCGCGAGCGGCTGGGGGTTCCGTCGTTTGAGCAGCGCTGGCCCTGGGTCGGTGGTGACCTGCAAACCCTCCGCGACACCCTGCGCGAGGTGGATCTTCCCCACGATCAAGGGGTACCGATCGAAATCCCCGTGCCAGCTCTGCCTAGTGGGGCTGCGGCTGCAGGGTCTCTGCTTGCCCTGCTCGATCAGCCGAAAGGGGAACCCAGAGGTTTTGTTCTCCTGCTCCATGGCCTGGGGGGATCCAGTTCTCGGGAAGGCCTGAGGCGGATGGGGGTAGCGCTGCAAGCTGCGGGTTTCGCCGTTTTGCGGCTGAATCTGCGCGGTGCGGATCCAGGCCGGCATTTGGCGGGTGGCACCTACGCAGCGCGTTGCAACAGCGATCTGCTGCCGGTGATTGCCCGGGCGCGAATGTTGGCGGCGGGGCGACCGCTGCTAGGAGCGGGCATCTCCCTGGGCGGCACGATGCTGCTCAATGCTGCACTGGCCTCGCCCGGTGTGCTTGATGGCGTCTTTTGTGCAAGCAGTCCCCTGGATCTGGCCGCTTGCAGCTCCTCGATCGAGCGACCGCGCAATCGGGTCTACCAACGCTGGCTGCTCAAGCGGTTGGTGCGTCAGACCTTGGCGGATCCCTTTGGGGTGAGCCACGACGAGGAGGTCAACTTGCAAGCAACGCCCCCTCGTTCGATCCGTGATTTCGATAGTGCCGTGACGGCTCCCCGCTGGGGGTTTGCGGATGTGGAGGCTTACTACCGCGAAGCCTCACCCCTGCAGCATCTCGTGCCTGCCTGCAAAGCGATGCCTCCCACTTTGCTGCTGCAGGCCCTGGATGACCCCTGGGTTCCAGCGTCATCCGCGATGGATCTCGCTGAGGTGCTGCCGCCGGAGGCTGCGATTCGCACGTTGTTCACGCCTCGGGGAGGGCATAACGGCTTTCATGGCCGTGACGGCTGCTGGGGGGATCAGCTGGCGGCGGCCTGGCTCAGAGATGTTGTTGCCGGCTAA
- a CDS encoding NAD(P)(+) transhydrogenase (Re/Si-specific) subunit beta → MTDLLKYAIELVAVLLLALGIKGLSKVRSARGANQLAALAMGLAVFGLLLNYLGTSGISIAAWTWIIAGTLVGGVLGAITAQRVPMTSMPETVALFNGCGGMSSLLVALAAALYPAVLDAAGPVAVVSIVVSVFVGAITFTGSIVAMAKLQGWLSTPDWMQSRARHAVNIALAVASLVGAVEMLRNADSSTGLWLVVVASGLLGIGVTLPIGGADMPVVISLLNSYSGVAAAAAGFVVGSQLLIVAGAMVGAAGLILTQVMCNGMNRSLVSVLFGGALGATAATGGGGGEYTNITSCSVEECALTLEAAERVVIVPGYGLAVAQAQHTLREVTRVLESAGIDVAYAIHPVAGRMPGHMNVLLAEADVPYEQLQEMDQINPEFPATDVVLVLGANDVVNPQAKSDPNSPLYGMPVLDVQDARTVFVVKRGMSAGYSGIKNDLFELANTSMLFGDAKKVLGDLLVELKDLGLGKK, encoded by the coding sequence ATGACTGACCTTCTCAAATACGCGATCGAGCTGGTTGCGGTTCTGTTGCTGGCACTTGGCATCAAGGGTCTCTCCAAGGTGCGTTCTGCCCGGGGTGCAAACCAGCTGGCCGCTCTGGCCATGGGCCTTGCGGTGTTTGGTCTGTTGCTCAATTACCTCGGCACCAGCGGCATCAGCATCGCCGCCTGGACCTGGATCATTGCCGGAACGTTGGTGGGGGGTGTGCTCGGTGCCATCACCGCCCAACGGGTGCCGATGACGTCGATGCCTGAGACGGTTGCCCTCTTTAACGGCTGCGGTGGCATGTCGTCGCTGCTGGTGGCCTTGGCTGCGGCGCTTTACCCGGCGGTCCTTGATGCGGCAGGCCCCGTGGCAGTGGTGTCGATCGTTGTCTCCGTGTTCGTGGGTGCGATCACCTTCACTGGTTCGATCGTTGCCATGGCCAAGCTGCAGGGTTGGCTGTCCACGCCGGACTGGATGCAGAGCAGGGCGCGCCATGCAGTGAACATCGCGCTGGCAGTGGCATCCCTGGTGGGTGCCGTTGAGATGCTGCGCAACGCTGATTCGAGCACCGGCCTCTGGCTGGTGGTGGTGGCCTCTGGACTGCTGGGTATCGGGGTGACGCTGCCGATCGGTGGCGCCGACATGCCCGTGGTGATTTCCCTGCTCAACAGCTATTCCGGTGTGGCTGCGGCTGCTGCCGGTTTCGTGGTGGGTAGCCAGTTGTTGATCGTGGCCGGTGCCATGGTTGGTGCTGCGGGCCTGATCCTCACCCAGGTGATGTGCAATGGCATGAACCGTTCCTTGGTGTCTGTGCTGTTTGGTGGCGCCCTTGGGGCCACGGCGGCCACCGGTGGCGGCGGTGGTGAATACACAAACATCACCAGTTGCAGTGTTGAGGAATGCGCCCTCACCCTTGAGGCTGCTGAACGGGTGGTGATTGTTCCGGGCTATGGCTTGGCCGTGGCTCAGGCTCAACACACGCTCAGGGAAGTGACTCGCGTGCTCGAAAGCGCAGGCATAGATGTTGCTTACGCTATTCACCCGGTGGCCGGCCGCATGCCGGGGCATATGAACGTGCTTCTGGCTGAGGCGGATGTGCCCTACGAGCAGCTTCAGGAGATGGATCAAATCAACCCAGAGTTCCCCGCTACCGATGTGGTCTTGGTGCTGGGTGCCAATGATGTGGTCAATCCCCAGGCCAAGAGCGACCCCAATTCGCCGCTCTACGGCATGCCGGTTCTGGATGTGCAGGATGCCCGCACGGTGTTTGTGGTGAAACGAGGCATGAGCGCTGGTTACTCCGGCATCAAGAACGATCTCTTCGAGTTAGCCAATACTTCGATGTTGTTCGGTGATGCCAAGAAAGTGCTCGGCGATCTTCTGGTGGAACTGAAGGATCTGGGCCTAGGCAAGAAGTGA
- a CDS encoding NAD(P) transhydrogenase subunit alpha: MFVEFLWVLLLGSLLGLELIGKVPPTLHTPLMSGANAISGITVLAALTAIIKAGDNTVVLLLGSVSLGFALFNVIGGFLVTDRMLAMFSRKPARKENR; encoded by the coding sequence ATGTTTGTTGAATTCCTCTGGGTTCTCCTGCTTGGCAGCCTGCTTGGGCTGGAGTTGATCGGCAAGGTCCCCCCCACCCTGCACACTCCCTTGATGAGTGGTGCCAATGCCATCTCGGGCATCACCGTGTTGGCAGCGCTCACCGCCATCATCAAGGCTGGCGATAACACTGTGGTGTTGTTGCTTGGTTCCGTCTCGCTGGGCTTTGCCCTGTTCAACGTGATCGGGGGCTTCCTCGTGACCGATCGGATGCTGGCCATGTTCAGCCGCAAGCCTGCTCGTAAGGAGAACCGCTGA
- a CDS encoding sodium-dependent transporter, whose protein sequence is MAKEQWRSGLGFVLAAAGSAVGLGNLWGFAYRASQGGGGAFLLLYVVIVLLVCLPVLVAEMVLGRSTGQSPLLAPVAAAGRRWQPMGWLFVLAASGILAFYAVLMGWTGATLVQTLTQGLPADITSAEAFFAGLSGGRSALIGQLLSLVVTAAVVAAGVRGGIERLSRWGLPLLFVLLIGLAVWAAGLDGASEGYRTFLLRWDNSQLHDPTTIRNAFTQAFFSIGTGIGCILAYSAYLSRRAHLPREAVAVVGMDTAVGLLAGMVTFPVVMSFGLQDVISDSTLGTIFIALPTGLGSLGPSGQLVAVLFFALALIAAITSAVSLLEVPVACLIDRLGWSRSRAVWVSTALIFVAGLPAATSMEVLGWMDSIFGGLLLILGGLLLALLIGWVLPSRFQEELSHSGSPVWLQRFLLVMLRWISPPVIAVGLVVSVIDLIPS, encoded by the coding sequence ATGGCGAAGGAACAGTGGCGATCGGGACTGGGTTTTGTCCTGGCGGCTGCGGGCAGTGCCGTGGGTTTGGGCAATCTCTGGGGCTTTGCATACCGCGCCTCCCAGGGAGGTGGCGGCGCTTTCCTGCTGCTCTACGTGGTCATTGTGCTGTTGGTCTGCCTGCCGGTGCTGGTGGCCGAAATGGTGCTGGGGCGCAGCACCGGCCAGAGCCCCCTGCTCGCGCCAGTGGCGGCAGCCGGTCGCCGTTGGCAGCCCATGGGCTGGCTTTTCGTCTTAGCGGCCAGTGGAATCCTGGCCTTCTATGCCGTTTTGATGGGGTGGACCGGGGCGACGCTGGTGCAGACCCTCACCCAGGGACTTCCGGCGGATATCACCTCGGCGGAAGCCTTTTTCGCCGGCCTCAGTGGCGGCCGCTCCGCCTTGATCGGCCAGCTGCTCAGCCTTGTGGTGACTGCTGCTGTGGTGGCCGCCGGCGTGCGTGGAGGCATTGAGCGGTTGTCCCGTTGGGGGCTGCCGTTGTTGTTTGTGCTGCTGATTGGCCTCGCGGTTTGGGCCGCTGGTCTTGATGGAGCCTCTGAGGGCTATCGCACGTTCCTGCTCCGCTGGGACAACAGCCAGCTTCACGACCCCACCACGATTCGCAATGCCTTCACCCAGGCCTTCTTTTCGATTGGCACGGGCATCGGCTGCATCCTGGCCTATTCGGCTTACCTGAGCCGGCGCGCACATTTGCCGAGGGAAGCCGTAGCAGTGGTGGGGATGGACACCGCTGTGGGATTGCTGGCCGGCATGGTCACCTTCCCCGTGGTGATGAGCTTTGGCCTCCAGGATGTGATCAGTGACTCCACCCTGGGCACGATCTTCATCGCCCTGCCCACGGGCCTTGGCTCACTTGGCCCCTCAGGCCAGCTGGTGGCGGTGCTCTTTTTTGCGCTGGCCTTAATTGCTGCGATTACCTCAGCGGTGTCGCTGCTGGAGGTGCCGGTGGCGTGTTTGATCGATCGACTGGGGTGGAGCCGGTCCCGGGCCGTTTGGGTGTCCACGGCGTTGATCTTTGTGGCGGGTCTCCCGGCTGCCACCTCCATGGAGGTTCTTGGCTGGATGGATTCCATATTTGGGGGCCTATTGCTGATTCTGGGGGGCTTGCTCCTGGCCTTGTTGATTGGTTGGGTGCTTCCATCTCGCTTCCAGGAGGAGCTCAGCCACTCGGGGAGCCCTGTCTGGCTGCAGCGCTTTCTGCTGGTGATGCTGCGCTGGATTTCTCCGCCTGTGATCGCTGTTGGTCTGGTAGTCAGCGTGATTGATCTGATCCCCAGCTGA
- a CDS encoding Re/Si-specific NAD(P)(+) transhydrogenase subunit alpha — protein sequence MPRLLIPVESIPGETRVAATPDTVKKFISLGCSVVVERGAGTPSGHLDEAYAAQGAELMELGDTSAWFQADVLLCVQAPSAATLARLRQGALVVGLLSPYANEELTAALKRSGLSAMALELLPRISRAQSADALSSQANIAGYKSVLLASAALDRYFPMLMTAAGTVQPAKVVILGAGVAGLQAVATARRLGAVVYVSDIRPAVKEQVESLGARFIEPPEMEEKPAESGGYAKQASDAFLAAQRQQLSDQLAEADVAICTAQVPGRRAPRLISEDMLDRMRPGAVVVDLAVAQGGNCADTVPGQTVDRKGVKLIGGNDLPCSVPNHASALYARNLVALLEPTLNDGVLSLDPEDELIAGCLIAQDGSIRRGDVLTPGSN from the coding sequence TTGCCCAGACTTCTTATACCGGTGGAGTCGATTCCGGGAGAAACCCGTGTCGCGGCAACACCGGACACGGTCAAGAAATTTATTTCCTTGGGCTGCAGCGTCGTAGTCGAACGCGGAGCCGGTACCCCCTCCGGACACCTCGATGAGGCTTACGCCGCGCAAGGCGCGGAGCTCATGGAGTTGGGAGACACGTCGGCCTGGTTCCAGGCCGACGTGTTGCTCTGTGTTCAAGCACCGAGCGCAGCCACTTTGGCCCGCCTGCGCCAGGGAGCGCTGGTGGTTGGTCTGCTCTCCCCCTACGCCAACGAAGAGCTGACGGCCGCCCTGAAGCGCAGCGGCCTCTCCGCCATGGCGCTCGAGCTTTTGCCCCGGATTAGCCGGGCGCAGTCTGCCGATGCGCTGTCCTCCCAGGCCAACATCGCTGGCTATAAGTCGGTGCTGCTGGCCTCCGCCGCGCTGGACCGTTACTTCCCGATGCTGATGACGGCAGCGGGCACCGTTCAGCCAGCCAAGGTGGTGATTCTCGGAGCGGGTGTGGCAGGGCTGCAGGCTGTGGCCACAGCGCGACGTCTGGGTGCAGTGGTGTATGTCAGTGACATCAGGCCTGCGGTGAAAGAACAGGTCGAATCCCTTGGAGCTCGTTTCATCGAGCCCCCAGAGATGGAGGAGAAGCCTGCGGAATCCGGTGGCTATGCCAAACAGGCTTCCGACGCCTTCCTTGCAGCCCAGCGTCAGCAGCTGTCGGATCAGCTGGCCGAGGCCGACGTGGCCATCTGCACCGCCCAGGTGCCGGGCCGTCGCGCTCCGCGTCTGATCAGCGAAGACATGCTTGATCGGATGCGCCCCGGTGCGGTGGTGGTTGACCTGGCCGTAGCCCAGGGCGGCAACTGTGCCGACACCGTTCCTGGCCAGACCGTGGATCGCAAGGGTGTGAAGCTGATCGGTGGTAATGATCTGCCCTGCAGTGTGCCCAATCACGCCAGTGCGCTTTACGCCCGCAACCTTGTGGCTCTGCTGGAGCCCACCTTGAATGACGGCGTCCTCAGCCTCGATCCCGAGGATGAACTAATTGCCGGTTGTCTGATTGCCCAGGACGGCAGCATTCGTCGTGGCGATGTTCTTACCCCAGGTTCCAACTGA